The following coding sequences lie in one Pirellulales bacterium genomic window:
- a CDS encoding riboflavin synthase has protein sequence MFTGLVEALATVVEVRPEPPGARISIELPQFTGADRNNAYENVRIGDSVALNGCCLTVVDAAARAGGLQLEFQAGEETLHRTNLGQLKSGSPINVEQSLCFGDRVGGHFVTGHIDGRGTLESRTDAGQWSTFWFRAPAELMRQMASKGSIAIDGVSLTLVDVEAERFSVMLIPHTLSVTTLGRLQPGDSVNLETDVLAKYVQKQLAIEANTAKPQAD, from the coding sequence ATGTTCACTGGTCTTGTCGAAGCGCTGGCGACGGTTGTCGAAGTTCGCCCGGAACCGCCGGGGGCGCGAATTTCCATCGAACTGCCGCAATTTACCGGCGCGGATAGAAACAATGCATATGAAAATGTCCGCATCGGCGACAGCGTGGCGCTGAACGGCTGCTGCCTGACGGTCGTCGACGCAGCCGCCAGGGCAGGGGGGCTACAGCTGGAATTTCAGGCCGGGGAAGAAACGCTCCATCGCACCAATTTGGGTCAGTTGAAATCGGGCAGCCCGATTAACGTGGAGCAATCGTTATGCTTCGGCGATCGGGTAGGCGGTCATTTCGTCACCGGGCACATCGACGGGCGCGGCACGTTGGAATCGCGCACCGATGCCGGCCAGTGGTCCACATTTTGGTTTCGCGCTCCCGCGGAGCTGATGCGGCAAATGGCCTCCAAGGGCTCGATAGCCATCGACGGCGTGAGCTTGACTCTGGTGGATGTCGAAGCGGAGCGATTTAGTGTGATGCTGATTCCCCATACGCTTTCTGTTACCACGTTAGGCCGTTTGCAGCCGGGCGATAGCGTGAACTTGGAAACCGACGTGCTGGCGAAATACGTACAAAAGCAGCTAGCAATAGAAGCAAATACCGCTAAACCGCAAGCGGATTGA
- the pssA gene encoding CDP-diacylglycerol--serine O-phosphatidyltransferase: protein MKKIRTVAAFPTMFTLGNLICGFFAIVVASRVGAGSLDAKLTAPQLEIGSPANFIGAFDPTNPTHNIVLSAWLIFLAMVFDALDGHVARLAKITSDFGAQLDSLCDLVTFGVAPAFLMVKMCPDFAFFYREEMWIIAAAFVACAAMRLARFNVETEQEDDHLTFIGLPTPAAAGSIASFAILFYTLRLENNHLPYAQDIDWYMRRFLPAFTIVLSVLMVSRIPYPHVVNQLLNGQRSLGHIVALLFSLVVIIAIRGYSVPIICSLFVLGPPLRYAWQRWRNRQQQEQDEAETLF, encoded by the coding sequence ATGAAAAAAATTCGCACCGTTGCCGCTTTTCCCACTATGTTCACGCTGGGAAATTTAATTTGCGGTTTCTTTGCCATCGTGGTGGCCTCGCGAGTTGGGGCGGGTAGCCTGGATGCAAAACTCACCGCGCCTCAACTGGAAATCGGCAGCCCGGCAAACTTCATCGGCGCTTTCGACCCCACCAATCCCACACATAACATAGTGCTCAGCGCGTGGCTCATTTTTCTGGCGATGGTTTTCGACGCCTTAGATGGTCACGTCGCCCGGCTGGCAAAAATCACCAGCGATTTCGGCGCTCAACTCGACAGTTTGTGCGATTTAGTCACGTTTGGCGTCGCCCCGGCCTTTCTCATGGTGAAAATGTGCCCCGACTTCGCGTTTTTCTATCGTGAAGAAATGTGGATTATTGCCGCCGCGTTTGTCGCCTGTGCGGCCATGCGATTGGCCCGCTTTAATGTGGAAACCGAGCAAGAAGACGATCACCTAACATTCATCGGGCTGCCCACGCCGGCCGCCGCCGGATCGATTGCCAGCTTTGCCATTTTGTTTTACACGCTGCGGCTGGAAAACAATCACTTGCCTTATGCTCAAGATATTGATTGGTACATGCGCCGCTTTCTGCCGGCATTTACCATTGTCCTGAGCGTGCTTATGGTTTCGCGAATTCCCTATCCGCACGTGGTCAATCAATTGCTCAACGGTCAACGCAGCCTCGGGCATATCGTGGCGCTATTGTTTTCGCTGGTCGTGATTATTGCCATTCGCGGTTACAGCGTGCCGATAATTTGCTCGCTGTTTGTGCTGGGACCTCCGCTGCGATACGCTTGGCAGCGTTGGCGAAATCGCCAGCAGCAAGAGCAAGACGAGGCCGAAACGTTGTTTTGA
- the rsmA gene encoding 16S rRNA (adenine(1518)-N(6)/adenine(1519)-N(6))-dimethyltransferase RsmA — MSHQTLAFLKQRFEQVGLQLQARHGQNFLIDLNLLRIIAESAQLSPNNVVLEVGTGVGSLTALMAPHVAHVVTVEIDPRLTQLASEELIQIPNITLLNVDALRRKHTIEPAVLDAVNQHLAAEPGRQFKLVANLPYGIATPLISNLLELDRPPETMTVTIQKELADRLAAQPHTKDYSALSLWVQCQCRVEILRVMPPAVFWPRPKVNSAIVNITLEPERRKAIPDRRFFHEFVRSLFLHRRKFLRGVLVATYKEQLEKPAIDRLLAALQFGENARAEELTVEQTLALCESFRQLLAA, encoded by the coding sequence ATGTCGCACCAAACACTCGCGTTTTTGAAGCAGCGGTTCGAGCAAGTTGGTTTGCAGTTGCAAGCCCGGCATGGGCAGAATTTTTTAATCGATTTGAATTTGCTGCGGATCATCGCCGAATCCGCCCAACTTTCCCCCAACAATGTGGTGCTGGAAGTGGGCACGGGCGTGGGCTCGCTGACGGCCTTGATGGCCCCGCACGTGGCACACGTTGTGACGGTGGAAATTGATCCGCGGCTAACTCAACTGGCAAGTGAAGAATTGATTCAGATTCCAAACATTACACTGCTCAATGTGGATGCCCTCCGACGCAAACACACCATCGAGCCGGCAGTCCTGGACGCAGTGAATCAGCATTTGGCGGCCGAGCCCGGTCGGCAGTTCAAGCTAGTGGCCAACTTGCCGTATGGCATCGCCACGCCGCTGATTTCCAACTTGCTGGAGTTAGATCGCCCGCCGGAGACGATGACCGTCACCATTCAAAAAGAATTGGCCGACCGCCTGGCGGCGCAGCCCCACACCAAAGATTATAGCGCGCTCAGTTTGTGGGTGCAGTGCCAATGCCGAGTGGAAATTTTGCGGGTGATGCCACCGGCCGTTTTTTGGCCGCGTCCCAAAGTGAACTCGGCGATTGTCAACATTACGCTGGAGCCGGAGCGGCGCAAGGCGATTCCGGATCGGCGATTCTTTCACGAATTTGTGCGTTCGCTGTTTTTGCACCGCCGCAAGTTTTTGCGCGGCGTGCTTGTAGCAACATACAAGGAGCAACTCGAGAAGCCAGCCATCGATCGCCTCTTGGCTGCCCTGCAATTCGGCGAAAATGCGCGGGCCGAGGAACTGACCGTGGAGCAAACGCTGGCCCTGTGCGAATCGTTTCGTCAGCTGCTTGCAGCGTGA
- a CDS encoding phosphatidylserine decarboxylase translates to RVIRLIYSPGKFLHADHPQASTQNESMWIGLEQDEPPYRRLVCRQVSGMVARRIVNDLRPGQVLERGVKFGMIKFGSRTELIVPAEGFEPQVRVGQWIKAGRDVVGKYSS, encoded by the coding sequence GAGGGTGATTCGATTGATCTATTCGCCTGGCAAGTTTTTGCACGCCGATCATCCCCAGGCCAGCACGCAGAACGAAAGCATGTGGATTGGCCTGGAACAGGACGAGCCGCCGTACCGCCGGTTGGTGTGCCGGCAAGTTTCCGGCATGGTAGCCCGGCGAATTGTGAACGATTTACGGCCCGGACAGGTGTTGGAACGGGGAGTGAAATTTGGGATGATAAAGTTTGGCTCGCGGACCGAGTTGATTGTGCCGGCCGAGGGCTTCGAACCACAGGTTCGCGTAGGGCAGTGGATTAAAGCCGGCCGCGACGTGGTGGGGAAGTACAGTAGCTAG